A stretch of the Sulfurimonas sp. HSL-1656 genome encodes the following:
- the uca gene encoding urea carboxylase, translated as MFKKVLIANRGEIACRVIRTLKQMGIGSVAVYTGADTDSLHVSLADEAYYIGHGVASESYLDAAKILDIAKQSGAEAVHPGYGFLSENAAFASACEAAGIAFIGPRTEHMEKFGLKHTARALAEANNVPLLPGSSLLADLDEAKSEAVRIGYPVMLKSTAGGGGIGMQLCFDEAQLLSAYDSVKRLSENNFSDGGMFLEKYVAHARHIEVQVFGDGEGFVATLGDRDCSVQRRNQKVIEETPAPGISDETRQALYKAAQELTASVSYRSAGTVEFVYDTDSGEFYFLEVNTRLQVEHGITEEVTGVDLVEWMIRTAAGENPALYDYAHNPQGHSIQVRVYAEDPMKNFQPSSGVLTNVAFAEGIRCDTFIETGLEVSSFYDPMIAKLIVKGNDRSDALAKIASAIAQTRIDGIETNLRYLGAIVASEVFEQGKQTTKYLDGFTFTPKSIDVLRPGTQTAIQDYPGRSGYWDIGVPPSGPFDGFSFRYANRLVGNSEAAAGLEIAIAGPTLRFNTDSVVALCGAQIDAYLDNEPVGMNEALTVKAGSVLKLKKVQNEGFRTYLAVRGGFDVPEYLGSRSTFTLGQFGGHAGRTLVPGDVLHIDTMTEGDAAVVPAEPRHGYENRWEIGVLYGPHGAPDFFTDDDIETFFATEWEIHYNSNRTGVRLIGPKPQWARTDGGEAGLHPSNIHDNAYAIGAVDFTGDMPVILGPDGPSLGGFVCPVTIVSAELWKMGQLRAGDKVKFVPVEHDTAMAMLKAQEEAIATLSTYDERAFLAPKPIGSPILFADEAKGDLPAMVIRQSGDANLLVEYGEMQLDIELRFRAHVLMEAMKEEAFEGVTDITPGIRSLQVHFDPKVCDRAALIERLKEIELTLPSIDDIEVPARVVHLPLSWDDESTRVAIDKYMKTVRPDAPWCPSNIEFIRRINGLDSIDEVKKIVFGANYLVMGLGDVYLGAPVATPLDPRHRLVTTKYNPARTWTPENAVGIGGAYMCVYGMEGPGGYQFVGRTVQMWNRHRQTADFKEGKPWLLRFFDQIKFYEVSAEALHKMREDFPRGRMKLEVEETTFSLKAYKTFLSENEASIKAFKTTQQAAFDEERAMWERTGLANFTSESGEVKAETMEVIELGEHDEAVESPVQGSLWKVMAKLGDTVEEGEVLAIAESMKMEVDIEAPEAGKIVKVLCHEGESVHAGKMLFVIEPQA; from the coding sequence ATGTTTAAAAAAGTTTTGATTGCCAATCGTGGTGAGATCGCCTGCCGCGTTATCCGTACTCTCAAACAGATGGGAATCGGCTCCGTCGCCGTCTATACCGGTGCCGATACCGACTCCCTCCACGTCAGCCTTGCCGACGAAGCCTACTACATCGGTCACGGCGTTGCCAGCGAGAGCTACCTCGACGCTGCCAAGATCCTTGACATTGCGAAGCAGAGCGGCGCCGAAGCGGTCCACCCCGGTTACGGCTTCCTGAGCGAAAACGCGGCGTTTGCCAGCGCCTGCGAGGCGGCAGGGATCGCCTTCATCGGTCCGCGCACGGAGCATATGGAGAAGTTCGGTCTCAAGCATACGGCCCGTGCCCTGGCCGAGGCGAACAACGTCCCCCTCCTGCCGGGCTCCTCGCTGCTGGCCGACCTGGACGAAGCGAAAAGCGAAGCAGTGCGCATCGGTTACCCGGTCATGCTTAAAAGTACCGCCGGCGGCGGCGGGATCGGGATGCAGCTCTGTTTTGACGAAGCGCAGCTGCTGAGTGCTTACGACTCCGTCAAGCGCCTCAGCGAAAACAACTTCTCCGACGGCGGGATGTTCCTGGAAAAATACGTCGCACATGCGCGCCACATCGAAGTACAGGTCTTCGGGGACGGCGAGGGCTTCGTCGCGACGCTGGGCGACCGTGACTGTTCCGTCCAGCGCCGCAACCAGAAGGTGATCGAGGAGACCCCGGCCCCCGGGATTTCCGACGAAACGCGCCAGGCCCTCTACAAGGCAGCGCAAGAGCTGACGGCCTCCGTATCCTACCGTTCCGCCGGGACGGTCGAGTTCGTCTACGACACCGACAGCGGCGAGTTCTACTTCCTCGAGGTCAACACCCGCCTGCAGGTCGAGCACGGTATTACCGAAGAGGTGACCGGCGTCGACCTCGTCGAGTGGATGATCCGCACGGCTGCAGGCGAGAACCCGGCGCTCTACGACTACGCCCATAACCCGCAGGGCCACTCCATCCAGGTTCGCGTCTACGCCGAAGACCCGATGAAGAACTTCCAGCCCAGCTCCGGCGTGCTGACGAACGTCGCCTTCGCCGAAGGGATCCGCTGCGACACCTTCATTGAAACAGGGCTCGAAGTCTCCTCCTTCTACGACCCGATGATCGCCAAGCTCATCGTCAAGGGCAACGACCGCAGCGATGCGCTTGCCAAGATCGCCAGCGCCATCGCGCAGACCCGCATCGACGGGATTGAGACGAACCTGCGCTACCTCGGGGCCATCGTCGCCTCCGAGGTCTTTGAACAGGGCAAACAGACGACGAAGTACCTTGACGGCTTCACTTTCACACCGAAAAGTATCGACGTTTTGCGCCCGGGAACCCAGACGGCGATCCAGGACTATCCGGGCCGCAGCGGTTACTGGGATATCGGCGTTCCGCCTTCCGGCCCCTTTGACGGATTCAGTTTCCGCTACGCCAACCGCCTGGTCGGCAACAGCGAAGCGGCGGCGGGCCTGGAGATCGCCATTGCCGGGCCGACCCTGCGTTTCAACACCGACAGCGTCGTCGCGCTCTGCGGTGCGCAGATCGACGCCTACCTGGACAACGAACCGGTAGGCATGAACGAAGCGCTGACGGTCAAGGCCGGCAGCGTCCTCAAACTGAAAAAAGTCCAGAACGAGGGCTTCAGAACCTACCTGGCCGTGCGCGGCGGATTCGACGTGCCCGAGTACCTCGGCAGCCGCTCGACCTTTACCCTCGGGCAGTTCGGCGGTCATGCCGGACGTACCCTCGTGCCCGGTGACGTCCTGCACATCGACACGATGACCGAAGGCGACGCGGCCGTAGTCCCGGCCGAGCCGCGCCACGGTTATGAGAACCGCTGGGAGATCGGCGTCCTCTACGGGCCGCACGGTGCCCCGGATTTCTTCACCGACGACGATATCGAGACCTTCTTTGCAACGGAGTGGGAGATCCACTACAACTCCAACCGCACCGGCGTGCGCCTGATCGGTCCCAAACCGCAGTGGGCGCGTACGGACGGCGGCGAAGCGGGACTGCACCCCTCCAACATCCATGACAACGCCTACGCCATCGGCGCCGTCGACTTTACCGGTGACATGCCGGTCATCCTCGGCCCCGACGGTCCGAGCCTCGGCGGTTTCGTCTGCCCGGTGACGATCGTCAGCGCCGAACTCTGGAAGATGGGGCAGCTGCGTGCGGGCGACAAGGTGAAGTTCGTTCCGGTCGAACACGACACGGCGATGGCGATGCTCAAAGCGCAGGAGGAAGCGATTGCAACGCTCTCCACCTACGACGAGCGCGCTTTCCTTGCACCGAAACCGATCGGTTCGCCGATCCTCTTCGCCGACGAAGCGAAGGGCGACCTGCCGGCGATGGTTATCCGCCAGTCCGGCGACGCGAACCTCCTCGTCGAGTACGGCGAGATGCAGCTGGACATCGAGCTGCGTTTCCGCGCCCACGTGCTGATGGAGGCGATGAAAGAGGAGGCCTTCGAGGGGGTCACCGATATCACCCCGGGTATCCGCTCGCTGCAGGTGCATTTTGACCCGAAGGTCTGCGACCGCGCGGCGCTCATTGAACGCCTCAAGGAGATCGAGCTGACCCTGCCGTCCATCGACGACATCGAGGTGCCGGCGCGTGTCGTACACCTGCCGCTCTCCTGGGACGACGAGTCGACCCGCGTCGCCATCGACAAGTACATGAAGACGGTCCGTCCCGACGCGCCGTGGTGTCCTTCGAACATCGAGTTCATCCGCCGTATCAATGGCCTGGACTCCATCGACGAGGTCAAGAAGATCGTCTTCGGCGCCAACTACCTCGTCATGGGGCTTGGCGACGTCTACCTCGGTGCCCCCGTCGCCACACCGCTCGACCCGCGTCACCGCCTGGTCACGACCAAGTACAACCCGGCGCGTACCTGGACCCCGGAGAACGCCGTCGGCATCGGCGGTGCGTACATGTGTGTCTACGGGATGGAAGGCCCAGGCGGCTACCAGTTCGTCGGCCGTACGGTACAGATGTGGAACCGCCACCGCCAGACGGCAGATTTCAAAGAGGGCAAACCGTGGTTGCTGCGCTTCTTTGACCAGATCAAGTTCTACGAAGTGAGCGCCGAAGCGCTGCACAAGATGCGCGAGGATTTCCCCCGCGGCCGCATGAAGCTCGAAGTCGAAGAGACGACCTTCAGCCTCAAGGCATACAAAACATTCCTGAGCGAGAACGAGGCGAGCATCAAAGCCTTTAAAACGACGCAGCAGGCCGCCTTCGACGAAGAGCGCGCCATGTGGGAACGCACGGGTCTGGCAAACTTCACCTCTGAGAGCGGCGAAGTGAAAGCGGAGACGATGGAAGTCATCGAGCTGGGCGAACACGACGAAGCGGTCGAGTCCCCGGTACAGGGTAGCCTCTGGAAGGTGATGGCGAAGCTCGGCGACACGGTCGAGGAGGGCGAAGTGCTCGCCATCGCCGAATCGATGAAGATGGAAGTCGACATCGAGGCCCCCGAAGCGGGCAAGATCGTCAAGGTGCTCTGCCATGAGGGCGAGAGCGTCCACGCGGGCAAGATGCTCTTCGTCATCGAACCGCAGGCGTAG
- a CDS encoding N-acyl homoserine lactonase family protein: MTQVKKFWPILTGTHRYEKTLSTRGHGQGIIITAPILSYLIETAHGRILYDVGCDYSKIVDDVKRKKFYEHEGFPFGPPTMEEEQRLPNRLAELGLQAEDIDVVFCGHLHFDHAGGVCEFCGAEVHVHEKELEAANALADEAYFKEDFDCPVNWRVYKGEYDLVPGVRAIETPGHTAGHMSMMIELPKGPPILLCGDAADLQENLEQEIVPGLCWQDREDMALDSIKKLKHLAKETGAELWPNHDIKFFESKNRFPNFFN, translated from the coding sequence ATGACCCAGGTAAAGAAGTTCTGGCCCATTCTCACCGGCACCCACCGCTACGAAAAAACCCTTTCGACACGGGGACATGGGCAGGGAATCATCATCACTGCTCCAATTTTAAGCTATTTGATCGAAACAGCCCACGGTCGGATACTGTATGATGTCGGCTGTGACTACTCCAAGATCGTTGACGACGTAAAACGCAAAAAGTTTTACGAGCACGAAGGCTTCCCTTTCGGGCCGCCGACGATGGAGGAGGAGCAGCGTCTTCCCAACCGCCTGGCCGAACTGGGATTGCAAGCGGAGGATATCGACGTCGTCTTCTGCGGCCACCTTCACTTTGACCATGCGGGCGGGGTGTGTGAGTTCTGTGGTGCCGAGGTGCACGTACACGAGAAAGAGCTCGAAGCGGCTAACGCGCTGGCGGACGAAGCCTACTTCAAAGAGGATTTCGACTGCCCGGTCAACTGGCGCGTCTACAAGGGAGAGTATGATCTCGTCCCCGGTGTGCGCGCCATCGAGACCCCCGGCCATACGGCTGGGCACATGTCGATGATGATCGAACTGCCCAAAGGGCCCCCGATCCTGCTTTGCGGCGATGCAGCCGACCTGCAGGAGAATCTCGAACAGGAGATCGTCCCGGGGCTTTGTTGGCAGGATCGTGAAGACATGGCGCTTGACAGTATCAAGAAACTCAAACACCTCGCAAAGGAGACGGGGGCCGAACTGTGGCCCAACCACGATATCAAGTTCTTCGAAAGCAAGAACCGCTTTCCGAACTTTTTTAACTGA
- a CDS encoding ABC transporter ATP-binding protein — MSLVTVKNLWKEYGDNVVLENMSLNIEAGEFCTLVGPSGCGKTTFLKMLLGQENPTRGTFLLEGKPFPEEPGVDRGIVFQRYSVFSHLSVLKNVMLGIEFEKAPLMGRLFGQARKEAEAEAMAMLEAVGLGDAAHKYPSELSGGMQQRLSIAQSLVKKPKILLLDEPFGALDPGIRADMHALILDLWKKNNLTVVMVTHDLHEGFYLGTRLLVFDKVRHDPQAPNAYGARITYDIPVGDTRDSVLKEIDQTFKV; from the coding sequence ATGAGCCTCGTCACCGTCAAGAACCTCTGGAAAGAGTACGGCGACAACGTCGTGCTGGAGAACATGAGCCTGAACATCGAAGCGGGCGAATTCTGTACGCTCGTCGGACCGTCGGGCTGCGGGAAAACAACTTTTCTGAAGATGCTGCTGGGGCAGGAAAACCCGACGCGCGGCACCTTCTTGCTCGAAGGGAAACCCTTCCCGGAAGAGCCGGGTGTCGACCGCGGGATCGTCTTCCAGCGCTACTCCGTGTTTTCGCACCTGAGCGTGCTCAAAAACGTCATGCTGGGGATCGAGTTTGAAAAAGCCCCGCTGATGGGCCGCCTTTTCGGTCAGGCACGCAAGGAGGCGGAAGCCGAAGCGATGGCGATGCTCGAAGCCGTCGGCCTCGGCGACGCGGCGCACAAGTACCCCAGCGAACTCTCCGGAGGGATGCAGCAGCGCCTCTCCATCGCGCAGTCTTTGGTCAAAAAACCGAAGATCCTGCTGCTGGACGAACCGTTCGGCGCCCTCGACCCGGGGATCCGTGCTGATATGCACGCGCTGATCCTCGACCTGTGGAAGAAGAACAACCTCACCGTCGTCATGGTCACCCATGACCTGCACGAGGGGTTCTACCTCGGCACGCGGCTGCTGGTCTTCGACAAAGTCCGCCACGACCCGCAGGCCCCCAACGCCTACGGCGCGCGAATCACCTACGACATCCCTGTCGGGGATACGCGCGACTCCGTGCTCAAAGAGATCGACCAGACCTTCAAGGTCTGA
- a CDS encoding fatty acid desaturase, whose product MKKTTRLLRFEDAWLPNLAAWAYMLGAYVGGFAAIMADALWLNAAGVLLLAHGMVIAAYFIHECAHDSLFRLPINNHRFGEVLLWICGASYSDYEAIRMKHVRHHLDRADVVSFDFRTRLPHYPKLLKTIQVLEWFYIPALEIMMHALVIILPFVKESRRHLRRRVVTVLVLRIAFFAALASISPKVLLLYPLAYMIFLTVMRFMDVHQHTYDVHETLDFSREAQVKQYDRAFESRNTYSNLFSEKYPWLNLLVLNFAYHNVHHDQQIQPWYRLPKLHAKLYGDDRTQVLMFSDLARSYHRYRVARVLNGDPADLDVKHDGGRSFIGVDGVSFLTAH is encoded by the coding sequence ATGAAAAAGACGACACGGCTTCTGCGCTTCGAAGATGCATGGCTGCCGAACCTGGCGGCATGGGCCTATATGCTCGGCGCCTACGTGGGCGGTTTCGCCGCCATCATGGCCGACGCGCTGTGGCTCAACGCCGCCGGGGTGCTCCTGCTGGCACACGGTATGGTCATCGCTGCCTATTTCATCCACGAATGCGCCCACGATTCGCTCTTCAGGCTGCCGATCAACAACCACCGTTTCGGAGAGGTATTGCTCTGGATCTGCGGCGCGTCGTACAGTGATTACGAGGCGATACGGATGAAGCATGTCCGCCATCACCTGGACCGTGCCGATGTCGTCTCGTTCGATTTCCGCACCCGCCTGCCGCACTACCCGAAACTGCTCAAGACGATCCAGGTGCTGGAGTGGTTCTACATTCCCGCCCTCGAGATCATGATGCACGCCCTGGTTATCATTCTGCCGTTTGTCAAGGAGAGCCGCCGCCACCTGCGCCGCCGCGTCGTCACGGTACTCGTGCTGCGCATCGCTTTCTTTGCCGCACTGGCGTCGATTTCGCCGAAAGTGCTGCTGCTCTACCCGCTGGCGTACATGATCTTCCTGACGGTCATGCGTTTCATGGACGTGCACCAGCATACCTACGATGTGCATGAAACACTGGACTTTTCGCGCGAAGCGCAAGTGAAACAGTATGACCGCGCCTTCGAATCGCGCAACACCTATTCGAACCTGTTTTCAGAGAAGTACCCGTGGCTGAACCTGCTGGTCCTCAATTTCGCGTACCACAACGTCCACCACGATCAGCAGATCCAGCCGTGGTACCGGCTGCCGAAACTGCATGCGAAGCTCTACGGCGACGACAGGACGCAGGTCCTGATGTTCTCCGACCTGGCGCGCAGCTACCACCGCTACCGTGTCGCGCGGGTCCTCAACGGGGACCCGGCCGACCTTGATGTCAAGCATGACGGGGGGCGCTCCTTTATCGGGGTGGACGGCGTCTCGTTCCTGACGGCACACTGA
- a CDS encoding DMT family transporter, translating to MSSHLPVVVLLGASVLWGLTWLPLKQINGMGIDGIALTMGAYGILALLLTPVLMAQFAQWREHKRAMGMILLFGGGANLAFTYALINGEVIRVMVLFYLLPVWGVLGGKFFLREGVDLWRWLGAALAVTGAFVILGGFDALGGAPSWIDLIALLSGLLFAMNNLVFRAAAEVPVASKITVMFYGCLILAGALLALGVEELPYDADSDAWLALAAYAVLWLLLANIGSQWGVSHMEAGRSSIIIIMELITAVISATLIAGERMDAMEMIGGVLILTAALIEALRTKEDDLPETTI from the coding sequence ATGAGTTCACATCTTCCCGTCGTCGTACTGCTCGGCGCGTCGGTCCTTTGGGGGCTTACCTGGCTTCCGCTCAAACAGATCAACGGCATGGGCATCGACGGAATCGCCCTGACGATGGGTGCCTACGGCATCCTGGCGCTCCTGCTGACCCCGGTGCTCATGGCGCAGTTTGCGCAGTGGCGCGAACACAAGCGGGCCATGGGAATGATCCTGCTTTTCGGCGGGGGTGCGAACCTCGCGTTTACTTATGCCCTGATCAACGGCGAGGTGATCCGCGTGATGGTGCTTTTCTACCTGCTCCCCGTCTGGGGCGTGCTCGGCGGGAAGTTCTTCCTGCGCGAAGGCGTCGACCTCTGGCGCTGGCTCGGTGCCGCGCTGGCGGTGACGGGTGCCTTCGTCATTCTCGGCGGGTTTGATGCCCTCGGCGGTGCCCCGTCATGGATCGACCTGATCGCACTGCTCTCGGGCCTGCTCTTCGCGATGAACAACCTCGTCTTCCGTGCCGCGGCAGAAGTCCCGGTCGCATCGAAGATTACGGTGATGTTCTACGGCTGCCTGATCCTGGCCGGTGCACTGCTCGCCCTGGGCGTTGAAGAGCTTCCCTACGACGCGGACTCCGACGCATGGCTTGCCCTCGCGGCCTACGCCGTCCTGTGGCTGCTGCTGGCCAATATCGGGTCGCAGTGGGGCGTTTCGCATATGGAAGCGGGACGCTCCTCCATCATCATTATCATGGAGCTGATTACCGCCGTTATCTCCGCGACGCTCATTGCGGGCGAACGGATGGATGCCATGGAGATGATCGGCGGCGTGCTGATCCTTACGGCGGCGCTGATCGAGGCGCTGCGTACGAAAGAGGACGATCTCCCCGAGACGACGATATAA
- a CDS encoding TIM barrel protein → MKLQLYKTMWGFEGDFETACAEASAAGFAGIEGPAPESAEQRAYWKTCLEQYNLHYIAEAVTGGGYVPQRDLGVEGHLDDLNAILSRSAELSPRFVTCIGGLDAWSEAESLRFFSEGMKLAERYGVQISFETHRSRSLFNPWVTRRIVEALPEIALTLDISHWCVVCERQMDSEPEVINAIVPNVMHIHARVGYDQGPQVPHPAAPEYAYALKAHQGVWEQAWESQRRRGFGFTTMTPEFGPDGYLHMLPFTKAPVADLWEINQWMGETERFYFQRHKIKAVA, encoded by the coding sequence ATGAAACTACAGCTTTATAAAACCATGTGGGGGTTCGAAGGGGACTTCGAGACCGCCTGCGCCGAGGCCTCCGCGGCCGGCTTTGCCGGGATCGAAGGTCCCGCCCCCGAATCGGCGGAGCAGCGTGCCTACTGGAAGACGTGCCTGGAGCAGTATAACCTGCACTATATCGCCGAGGCGGTGACCGGCGGCGGTTATGTACCGCAGCGCGATCTCGGTGTCGAAGGGCACCTGGACGACCTGAACGCGATCCTCTCCCGCAGTGCAGAACTCTCCCCGCGTTTCGTCACCTGCATCGGCGGGCTGGACGCCTGGAGCGAAGCGGAAAGCCTGCGCTTTTTCAGCGAGGGGATGAAACTGGCGGAGCGGTACGGAGTGCAGATCAGTTTCGAGACCCACCGCAGCCGGAGTCTTTTCAACCCCTGGGTAACGCGGCGTATCGTCGAAGCGCTCCCGGAGATCGCACTCACGCTCGATATCAGCCACTGGTGCGTCGTCTGCGAACGGCAGATGGACAGCGAACCCGAAGTGATCAACGCGATCGTGCCGAACGTGATGCATATCCATGCCCGTGTCGGCTACGACCAGGGGCCGCAGGTACCGCATCCTGCGGCGCCCGAGTACGCCTATGCGCTCAAAGCGCACCAGGGGGTCTGGGAACAGGCCTGGGAGAGCCAGCGCCGCCGCGGTTTCGGATTCACAACGATGACGCCGGAGTTCGGCCCCGACGGTTACCTCCATATGCTCCCCTTTACCAAGGCACCGGTTGCCGACCTCTGGGAGATCAACCAGTGGATGGGCGAAACGGAACGCTTCTACTTTCAGCGTCATAAAATAAAGGCCGTGGCATGA
- a CDS encoding ABC transporter permease subunit — protein MKRLMNLRPSKQSLFFLGLLPFVLVALLYLGASEVRLAANPDDKLLPSMSSFAEAIDRMALTPSKRTGEYLFVEDTVSSLERLGLGVLISAVLALLMGIPLGFIPFVRAGLSPFVAAFSMVPPMAILPILFIIFGMGELAKVALIVIGVTPLIVRDLQQRVMEIPVEQLIKAQTLGGTSWSIVLRVVLPQIFPRLLDAVRLTMGTAWIFLISAEAISATEGLGYRIFLVRRYLSMDVILPYVAWITFLAFLFDYLLKRFTYKVFPWYDAGKEQS, from the coding sequence ATGAAACGATTAATGAACCTCAGACCGTCGAAGCAGTCCCTCTTTTTCCTGGGACTGCTGCCGTTCGTCCTGGTCGCGCTCCTCTACCTTGGGGCGTCGGAAGTCCGCCTGGCGGCCAATCCGGACGACAAACTGCTGCCCTCCATGAGCAGCTTTGCCGAGGCGATCGACCGCATGGCACTCACACCGAGCAAACGGACCGGCGAATACCTCTTCGTCGAGGATACGGTCTCTTCGCTCGAGCGCCTTGGTCTCGGGGTACTCATCAGTGCCGTGCTCGCACTGCTGATGGGGATCCCGCTGGGGTTCATTCCCTTCGTTCGTGCAGGACTTTCGCCCTTCGTCGCGGCCTTTTCCATGGTGCCGCCAATGGCTATTTTGCCCATCTTATTCATCATATTCGGCATGGGTGAGCTGGCTAAAGTAGCACTGATCGTCATCGGGGTGACCCCGCTGATCGTCCGCGACCTGCAGCAGCGGGTTATGGAGATCCCGGTCGAGCAGCTCATCAAGGCGCAGACCCTGGGCGGAACGTCGTGGAGCATCGTGCTGCGCGTCGTGCTGCCGCAGATCTTCCCGCGGCTGCTGGATGCGGTGCGTCTCACTATGGGGACGGCGTGGATCTTCCTGATCTCTGCCGAGGCGATTTCGGCCACGGAAGGGCTGGGGTACCGGATCTTCCTGGTACGCCGCTACCTGTCGATGGATGTGATCCTGCCGTATGTCGCCTGGATCACCTTCCTCGCCTTCTTATTTGATTACCTGCTCAAGCGGTTCACCTACAAGGTGTTCCCGTGGTACGACGCAGGGAAGGAGCAGTCATGA
- a CDS encoding urea amidolyase associated protein UAAP2, producing MKRDIETAVYNHKLPAGVPWSYVVKKGQTLRIVDLEGCQAVDTLFYNANDHEERYSANDTIREQGSIFVTTGTQLISTDDNVMMTITDDTCGNHDTLGGHCSAESNTVRYGHNTKYMHSCRDNYLFEIGEREMDPRDLTNNINFFMNVPIEENGFLIIVDGISKPGDYVDMKAEMDTLVLISNCPQLNNPCNAFNPTPIQLIVWDD from the coding sequence ATGAAAAGAGATATCGAAACTGCCGTTTACAACCATAAACTGCCGGCGGGCGTGCCGTGGAGCTACGTCGTGAAAAAAGGCCAGACGCTGCGTATCGTCGACCTCGAGGGGTGCCAGGCCGTCGACACGCTTTTCTACAATGCCAATGACCATGAAGAGCGCTACTCGGCCAACGATACGATCCGCGAGCAGGGGAGCATCTTCGTCACGACGGGTACCCAGTTGATCTCCACCGACGACAACGTCATGATGACGATCACCGACGACACCTGCGGCAACCACGACACCCTGGGCGGCCACTGCAGCGCGGAGAGCAATACCGTGCGCTACGGCCACAATACGAAGTACATGCACAGCTGCCGCGACAACTACCTGTTCGAGATCGGCGAGCGCGAGATGGACCCGCGCGACCTCACGAACAACATCAACTTCTTCATGAACGTGCCGATCGAGGAGAACGGGTTCCTGATCATCGTCGACGGGATCTCCAAGCCCGGTGACTATGTCGATATGAAAGCGGAGATGGACACGCTGGTGCTGATCTCCAACTGCCCGCAGCTCAACAACCCGTGCAACGCCTTCAACCCGACGCCGATTCAGCTGATCGTCTGGGACGACTAA
- a CDS encoding urea amidolyase associated protein UAAP1, whose protein sequence is MITEHENLKPESIILDEVLPGGARWSKIIKHGDKLRITTKDGLGTLSAMFYNADNTAERFNSADTVKLQHNAYFCKGRVFYSEQGRVLLSITEDTTDGLFDAIGGISNPRIVAKNFGEGDFEHIRNRYYKSDRENFLVELGKYGMGKRDMIQAINFFRRVDVKEGNKLALSEKRPQPLSYIELRAEMNVLLVLSNTPHVMETGTYNPSDVQLTLFKAAPVTEDDYCMNFSIQSKRAFQNNARYFA, encoded by the coding sequence GTGATAACTGAACACGAAAACCTGAAACCAGAATCCATCATCCTCGACGAGGTGCTCCCGGGCGGTGCGCGCTGGTCGAAAATCATCAAACACGGTGACAAGCTGCGTATCACGACCAAGGACGGGCTGGGCACGCTCAGCGCGATGTTCTACAATGCCGACAACACCGCGGAGCGTTTCAACTCCGCCGACACGGTCAAACTTCAGCACAATGCCTACTTCTGCAAAGGGCGGGTCTTCTATTCCGAGCAGGGGCGTGTACTGCTCTCCATTACGGAAGATACGACTGACGGTCTCTTCGATGCTATCGGCGGCATCAGCAACCCGCGTATCGTCGCGAAAAACTTCGGTGAGGGTGACTTCGAACATATCCGCAACCGCTACTACAAAAGCGACCGTGAAAATTTCCTGGTCGAACTGGGCAAATACGGCATGGGCAAACGCGACATGATCCAGGCGATCAACTTCTTCAGAAGGGTCGACGTCAAAGAGGGCAACAAGCTGGCACTTTCCGAAAAACGGCCGCAGCCTTTGAGTTACATCGAGCTGCGTGCGGAGATGAACGTCCTGCTTGTGCTCTCCAACACGCCGCATGTTATGGAAACAGGAACATACAACCCCAGCGACGTCCAGCTGACGCTGTTCAAAGCGGCCCCGGTCACCGAAGATGATTACTGCATGAATTTCAGTATCCAGTCCAAACGTGCGTTCCAGAACAACGCACGCTATTTTGCCTGA